AGGAGAATCGTATGACATTGGATTGGTCACACGTGAGGAAGTTGAAACACCCGATCCAGACAACGGGTCTGGACGTGATCTTCAGCGGCCATGGCACCTTCGAATACACGGGCGAAACGATCGTGCCGGAAGGGTTCGAATTCTGGGTGCTGGCGCCGCCGGGTGCGACGATAGCGGATGCGACCGGCCAGGCGCTGGAAAATCGTGACTTGATCAGTATGCTGGGTATCAAGAACCCGAGTAGTAATGTTCTGGTCAGCGATACGCCGGTGCATTATGCGGCTGGAGAAAAGGCGCCGAATTACCTGCTCCATCCGCCGCGCGGTATCCATCTCAAGCCGGGTGGACCACATATCATCGGGGTCGAAAGCCCGACGTCGCTGTCGGCATTGTGGCAGCGTGCTGAGCCATTCCGAATAGAAGGTGGCATCGTTCGCTGTTTCTGGGCTGCATGCACCGCTATCGAGCACGCGAAGAACCCGTTAGTACTGGCTAGATAAATTAGGCGGCGACACGTACGCGATGCCGGGCAGAGCGCCGGCATCGCGTAGCGATCAACCAGGGCGGTTGATGATTTGCGGATCGGACAGCAGAATGCCATTGCCCGGTTGGGACAGCATGAGCGACACCGAGTACACATTCGGCTCCTTGTTGCCATTGACGTCATTAATCGAGAGCATGTATCCATTGCCACTAATCTGTGGCGCCCCGAAGGCGTCCTGGTTGGCGGGCAAAATTTGCATCCCCCAGAAAGTAGTGTCTGCAGGCGCTTCGACCAGCTGATAGCTGATCACCGCGTTCGACGTATCGATGTTGACCTTGTCGGGTATGTAAGTGAAGTCCAGGTTGCCGTCGTCGTCGGTCCGTATCAAGACCTGGACTTGGTAGAAATTTGTTTGTACATGTACCGGTTGAATCATTCTATTTCCTTTCGATCGTCGGTCAAGTGAAGTGCTTCGAGAAATCTCGGATCGTGAAACCCGATCTTGTCCAGCCTGCCGAGAAAAGGCGCAGCGCGCTGGGGCGTTCTGAGACAATATTGGGCGCGTACCCAAGCCGAGAGGATGCGGAAATCGAGGCTGGTAGCCACCGAGGGCGCGAACAAGTCTTCTACTGCCCGGCACGCTTGTTCCGACTCCGCGGTAGCGCCCAGCGCCTGTTCGATCTGTGCCTGCACCAGCAGCGCCGTTGCCAGCGCATCCGCTATCGATGTATCCGCCGGGGCCGTCGTATGCTGGTGGCTCAACGCGGCCAGCGCCGGCGCCAGCGTCGCGCGAGCCTTCGCAAGCTGGCCGTGTCCGCGCTGCGATTGCGCTTTGGTGACCAAGGCCGAAGCGGTTAGTCTCGCCAGAGTCGTGTTGCGTGGCTCCTGGGCGAGAAGCCGGTCGAAGGCCAGGTACAGAGCATCCAGGCGTTCCGGGCTGGCACGCCCGTCGGTTCCGGCTATGTCCAGCTCCAGCAGTTTCAATTCGGCGTTGTTCATGTCCATGCGCCAGTTCCGGTTGCTGGGATCCAAATGCACGAGCCGGCCTAGAAGAAGTGCGCTACGTTCCAGCAGGATCATGGCCTCGCGCTTCTTGCCAGCAACCATGTACAGCTCTGACTGGTGCCAAAGGGCGAACGCATACCGATGCATCCATAAGCCATTTTGTGGAACGGCATCCTGCAATGGTTGCAGCAGCGCCTGCTCGCGCCGGAACAGGCGCATGGCGCTATCCAGCTCGCCGAGTCGGGTTTTGGTGCTGGCCAACCAGGAAATGCTGTCGGCCAGGTCCGCGGTCAGGGTGGGATCGCCACGCTTGCGTTCCAATGCCCGCGAC
The genomic region above belongs to Massilia forsythiae and contains:
- a CDS encoding putative adhesin → MKHPIQTTGLDVIFSGHGTFEYTGETIVPEGFEFWVLAPPGATIADATGQALENRDLISMLGIKNPSSNVLVSDTPVHYAAGEKAPNYLLHPPRGIHLKPGGPHIIGVESPTSLSALWQRAEPFRIEGGIVRCFWAACTAIEHAKNPLVLAR